The following are from one region of the Marispirochaeta aestuarii genome:
- a CDS encoding RluA family pseudouridine synthase — MIHYDFCVLRDYRRPLRIDQFISDELGLISRNQLKQRVRELNINEKPVKLSRRIAPGDRIRLDLEAPPKIDLVPEEIPLEILYEDDRVIVINKPQGLVVHPAPGNYTGTLVHGLLYYREIDAPEEDFRPGIVHRLDKDTSGVLITAKDQAAHEFLSRQFQEKTTRKVYFALCRGRIEEDQGQVENRLGRWEKNRQLFTAVSRGGKAAFTRYRILRRWKQASFVALYPATGRTHQLRVHMRGIGHPILGDPLYGSGERDGCSLMLHAFSLEIVLPGSQELSRFRAPLSPRFGELIRDLSAEKD; from the coding sequence ATGATTCACTACGATTTCTGTGTCCTCCGGGACTACCGACGCCCCCTGCGGATCGACCAGTTTATAAGCGATGAGCTGGGGCTCATAAGCCGCAATCAGCTGAAACAGCGGGTCCGTGAGCTGAATATCAACGAAAAGCCTGTCAAACTGTCCCGCAGGATCGCTCCGGGAGACAGGATCAGGCTTGATCTTGAGGCCCCGCCGAAAATCGACCTGGTGCCGGAGGAGATTCCCCTGGAGATCCTCTACGAGGATGACCGGGTCATCGTGATAAACAAACCCCAGGGCCTGGTTGTACATCCTGCGCCGGGGAACTATACGGGGACTCTTGTTCACGGTCTTCTGTACTACCGGGAAATCGATGCCCCGGAAGAGGACTTTCGCCCGGGTATCGTTCATCGACTGGACAAGGATACCAGCGGCGTACTGATAACCGCGAAGGACCAGGCTGCCCATGAGTTTCTTTCCCGTCAGTTCCAGGAAAAGACCACCCGCAAGGTCTATTTTGCCCTCTGCAGGGGAAGAATCGAGGAGGACCAGGGCCAGGTGGAAAACCGTCTCGGCCGGTGGGAGAAAAACCGTCAGCTGTTTACCGCTGTCAGCCGGGGCGGCAAAGCGGCGTTTACCAGATACAGGATACTGAGGCGCTGGAAGCAGGCGAGTTTTGTGGCCCTCTATCCTGCAACGGGGCGGACCCATCAGCTGAGGGTACATATGCGGGGTATCGGTCATCCCATACTGGGAGACCCCCTCTACGGTTCCGGGGAACGGGACGGCTGCAGCCTGATGCTCCACGCCTTTTCTCTGGAGATAGTGTTACCCGGCTCCCAGGAACTCTCCCGTTTCAGGGCACCTCTGTCTCCGCGTTTCGGAGAGCTTATCCGGGATCTTTCTGCAGAAAAGGATTGA
- a CDS encoding pentapeptide repeat-containing protein: MDTNKAMCAFSDCSNAALSFSNYCAEHLPDTQEYMGTVRDYLSGVEDHSNICLAGITFSGMNLEGHQFRDCVFDETVFQDCSLEKSMIQGCFFSNARFENCRFSGCEIRYSIFCGAEFRDCDFQGSDILHSNFNGVHGVRVNFSDSDLYYSSFVSSNLEEVRFIDCNLKKVNYLNTTRDKVNFKYSNYEEAVFAAVQNEE, from the coding sequence ATGGATACGAATAAGGCCATGTGCGCCTTTTCCGACTGCAGCAATGCCGCCTTGAGTTTCTCGAACTACTGTGCGGAGCATCTTCCGGATACTCAGGAATATATGGGAACAGTACGGGACTATCTTTCAGGCGTGGAAGATCACAGTAACATCTGCCTGGCGGGAATCACCTTCAGCGGCATGAACCTCGAGGGACACCAATTCAGAGACTGCGTTTTTGATGAGACAGTTTTTCAGGACTGCAGCCTTGAAAAAAGCATGATTCAGGGATGCTTCTTCTCCAATGCCCGTTTTGAAAACTGCCGTTTTTCCGGCTGTGAAATCCGCTACAGCATCTTCTGCGGTGCCGAATTCAGAGACTGCGATTTTCAGGGTTCGGACATTCTCCATTCCAACTTCAACGGGGTGCACGGAGTCAGGGTGAATTTCAGCGATTCGGATCTGTACTATTCGAGTTTTGTCTCCTCAAACCTTGAGGAAGTCCGTTTTATCGACTGCAACCTGAAAAAGGTCAACTACCTGAACACCACCCGGGATAAGGTCAACTTCAAATATTCCAACTATGAGGAAGCGGTATTTGCCGCTGTTCAGAACGAAGAATGA
- a CDS encoding MBL fold metallo-hydrolase, with the protein MKIFTHFSFVSFSNSYLVGPAEGGDAIMIDPGIMDVPLLRLIEKNSYTVRYILVTHNHESHIRGGRTLLKIYPAEVFGGSPNLLERDSTLLKDGDTLDLGGITIESLQISGHSSDSMVYRIGSCFFTGDVLSAGGIGSTPNRYARALLIQGIQQKLLTFPKGTVYPGHGPPSTIEAERRFNPFLQKDPG; encoded by the coding sequence ATGAAAATTTTCACCCACTTCTCCTTTGTAAGTTTCTCCAACTCCTACCTGGTGGGACCCGCTGAAGGGGGAGACGCAATCATGATCGACCCGGGAATCATGGATGTTCCTCTTCTGCGGCTCATAGAGAAGAACTCCTACACCGTTCGCTACATACTGGTTACCCACAACCACGAGTCGCATATACGCGGGGGACGTACCCTGCTGAAAATATACCCCGCCGAGGTATTCGGGGGCTCACCCAACCTTCTGGAACGGGATTCCACGCTGCTGAAAGATGGAGACACCCTGGATCTGGGGGGAATAACAATCGAGAGCCTGCAGATCTCCGGACACTCCAGCGACTCCATGGTCTACCGCATCGGGTCCTGCTTTTTTACCGGGGATGTTCTTTCCGCCGGAGGAATCGGATCCACTCCCAACCGTTATGCCCGGGCGCTCCTGATTCAGGGGATACAGCAGAAGCTTCTTACCTTTCCGAAGGGAACAGTCTATCCCGGCCACGGACCTCCGAGCACCATTGAAGCGGAACGCCGTTTCAATCCTTTTCTGCAGAAAGATCCCGGATAA
- a CDS encoding DUF3276 family protein, which produces MGIRGEVFSSKTSVGKRTYFFNVKENRHGDLFLNIVESKKHEGTGFERHSVIVFNEDLESFVEELQKAVGFMQQHGGGAKSES; this is translated from the coding sequence ATGGGTATTCGCGGGGAAGTATTTTCATCAAAAACGTCGGTAGGCAAACGGACCTATTTTTTCAACGTAAAGGAAAACAGGCACGGCGACCTCTTTTTAAACATTGTAGAGAGCAAGAAGCACGAAGGCACCGGATTTGAACGCCACTCGGTTATCGTTTTCAACGAAGACCTGGAAAGCTTTGTGGAAGAGCTGCAGAAAGCCGTCGGGTTCATGCAGCAACACGGCGGCGGGGCCAAATCGGAATCCTGA
- a CDS encoding ribonuclease HII: MICGIDEAGRGPIAGPVSAAAVVLPRDFPRDLLKDSKKMSPSAREKAFARMLAMKVPVGIGWSWPEEIDRINIHKASLLAMSRAFGAMGCLPDEVIVDGLYIPDIPTSARAMVKADALVPEVMAASIAAKVVRDRWMIRYSWFEPDYGYERHKGYPTRAHREVCLRLGPSPIQRLSFRVR; this comes from the coding sequence ATAATCTGCGGAATAGACGAGGCAGGCCGGGGGCCCATAGCCGGACCGGTAAGCGCCGCAGCAGTTGTGCTGCCCCGGGATTTCCCCAGGGATCTGTTAAAGGACTCAAAGAAGATGAGTCCTTCGGCGCGGGAGAAGGCCTTTGCCCGCATGCTTGCCATGAAGGTCCCGGTTGGTATCGGCTGGTCCTGGCCGGAGGAGATCGACCGGATAAACATCCACAAGGCATCCCTTCTGGCCATGTCCAGGGCCTTCGGAGCCATGGGCTGTCTGCCGGATGAAGTTATCGTGGATGGTCTGTATATTCCCGACATTCCGACTTCAGCCCGGGCCATGGTCAAGGCCGACGCCCTGGTACCGGAGGTCATGGCCGCCTCCATAGCCGCCAAGGTTGTGCGGGACCGCTGGATGATACGCTACTCCTGGTTCGAACCTGATTACGGCTATGAGCGGCATAAGGGCTACCCGACACGGGCACACCGTGAGGTCTGCCTTCGTCTGGGGCCCAGCCCCATCCAGCGCCTGAGTTTCCGCGTCAGATAA
- a CDS encoding chromosome segregation SMC family protein, giving the protein MFLKNIEIFGFKSFADRVKIDFAPGISALLGPNGCGKSNVVDAIKWVLGEQASRSLRAERMEDVIFNGTEQRKALNVAEVTLTLSNDEGVLPMDMPEIAIKRRLYRSGESEYFVNNTPVKLRELRELFFDTGVGKSAYSIMEQGKIDQILSHKPEERRYIFEEAAGITKFKVKGAEAERKLSRTEENMRQVEGILGEVKRSYDSLKKQADKTEQYRRFREDIFELELKIQLLRLKGFLDDELSKEKQLKEKSGLRDSIKSEIDTINESLEENLDQVNTMESSLIENQKMLYGIDVEKGNLQNQQSIIQERRGELHRHLEYCKNREAQLQEQKAEFEASLKDKREVLEDLKGRHASIDRNILEFDERINSSQNTIRRNESEITRLEGQIAANEASVNDLQDQLRAITDDIVGQLDRKLEESAYSHGERMRIESAVRDRIDRIRIHVKGKLDLVGDLGSLSEIGERERTELVSSIRGGLNEALAGIDALQDEFKRYTETIPAFLDDFLAPEGTMTRKRNIDEQIESTRNSIAADKEQIGRLQQENRSLFSKIEEYRGTLQDLKISKAKVSAQITAAEDALALTEKEIRTTLASMEENQGDMEETGIKLASTEKRINELKERHSAILDEEKKLRKSLDELEKGISLRNRDALQKEKSLKDKMSQLAQTQSQVEKIQVDLSAVKTEIRNLFENFREKHSRELTEFEDRMYEIREDAKLLREKLGSAREQLRGLGHVNLMAPEEFAEVKERYDFLENQLQDLRKAREDLNAITKQIRTESRELFLSTYEKIKKNFHVTFRRLFGGGRGELKLTEPDQVLTSGIEIFAQPPGKRLENITLLSGGERSLTAVALLFATYMVRPSPFCILDEIDAALDENNVGRFVTMLMEFANSSQFIVITHNKKTVAGAQTLLGITMEESGISKIIAIRVDKGGSLDPVPEEVIEELDLDLEEEE; this is encoded by the coding sequence GTGTTCTTAAAAAATATTGAGATCTTCGGCTTTAAGTCTTTTGCTGACAGGGTAAAAATTGATTTTGCTCCCGGAATTTCCGCCCTTCTCGGACCCAACGGATGCGGAAAAAGCAACGTTGTGGATGCCATAAAGTGGGTACTGGGGGAACAGGCTTCCCGGAGCCTGCGGGCTGAACGAATGGAAGACGTTATCTTTAACGGCACCGAACAGCGCAAAGCTCTCAATGTGGCGGAGGTTACTCTTACCCTGAGTAACGACGAAGGGGTTCTTCCCATGGATATGCCGGAGATCGCCATCAAGCGCCGTCTCTACCGTTCGGGGGAAAGTGAATACTTTGTAAATAACACGCCCGTCAAGCTTCGGGAACTCCGGGAACTTTTCTTTGATACCGGGGTAGGGAAATCGGCGTATTCGATCATGGAACAGGGAAAAATCGACCAGATTCTTTCCCATAAACCGGAGGAACGCCGATACATATTCGAAGAGGCCGCCGGGATTACCAAGTTCAAGGTCAAAGGGGCGGAGGCTGAACGGAAGCTGAGCCGTACCGAGGAAAACATGCGCCAGGTGGAGGGGATTCTCGGCGAGGTAAAGCGTTCCTACGACTCCCTTAAAAAGCAGGCCGACAAGACCGAACAGTACCGCAGGTTTCGCGAGGACATCTTCGAACTGGAACTGAAAATTCAGCTCCTCAGGCTCAAAGGCTTTCTCGATGATGAGCTTTCCAAGGAAAAGCAGCTCAAGGAGAAGAGCGGTCTCAGAGATTCCATCAAGTCCGAGATAGACACCATAAACGAGTCCCTGGAAGAGAACCTGGACCAGGTCAATACCATGGAGTCCTCCCTCATCGAGAACCAGAAGATGCTCTACGGTATCGACGTGGAGAAGGGGAACCTTCAGAACCAGCAGTCCATTATACAGGAACGCCGGGGTGAACTTCATCGCCATCTGGAGTACTGTAAAAACCGCGAGGCCCAGCTTCAGGAGCAGAAAGCGGAGTTCGAGGCTTCCCTTAAGGATAAACGGGAAGTGCTGGAGGACCTCAAGGGACGGCATGCCTCCATCGACAGGAATATTCTCGAGTTCGATGAACGGATTAACAGCTCCCAGAATACGATACGAAGAAATGAATCCGAGATTACACGGCTTGAAGGTCAGATTGCTGCCAACGAGGCATCCGTCAACGATCTGCAGGACCAGCTGCGGGCCATCACCGACGATATCGTGGGTCAGCTGGACCGCAAGCTCGAAGAGAGCGCTTACTCCCACGGTGAGAGAATGCGGATTGAATCCGCCGTCCGGGACAGGATCGACCGGATCCGCATTCACGTCAAGGGCAAGCTCGATCTTGTCGGTGATCTCGGATCCCTCTCGGAAATCGGGGAACGTGAGCGTACCGAACTTGTCAGCTCCATTCGCGGGGGACTGAATGAGGCCCTTGCAGGTATAGATGCACTCCAGGATGAGTTCAAACGGTACACCGAGACCATCCCGGCCTTTCTGGACGATTTTCTTGCTCCCGAAGGGACGATGACCAGAAAACGGAATATCGACGAGCAGATAGAATCCACAAGGAACAGTATCGCCGCCGACAAGGAGCAGATCGGCCGTCTGCAGCAGGAAAACCGCAGTCTCTTCAGTAAAATAGAGGAGTACCGGGGAACCCTTCAGGACCTTAAAATCTCGAAAGCCAAGGTCTCCGCCCAGATTACAGCCGCCGAAGATGCCCTTGCCCTGACGGAAAAGGAGATCCGTACAACCCTGGCCTCCATGGAGGAAAACCAGGGCGATATGGAAGAAACGGGCATAAAACTGGCCTCCACGGAAAAAAGGATAAACGAGCTCAAGGAGCGTCATTCAGCCATTCTGGATGAGGAGAAGAAGCTTCGTAAAAGCCTGGATGAACTTGAAAAGGGAATCAGTCTGCGAAACAGGGATGCCCTTCAGAAAGAGAAGAGCCTGAAGGACAAGATGTCCCAGCTCGCCCAGACCCAGAGTCAGGTAGAGAAAATCCAGGTGGACCTGTCCGCCGTCAAAACGGAGATCCGCAACCTTTTTGAGAATTTCCGGGAAAAGCACTCCCGCGAACTTACCGAGTTTGAAGACCGCATGTACGAGATCCGGGAGGATGCAAAACTCCTTCGGGAGAAGCTCGGTTCCGCCCGGGAACAGCTTCGTGGACTCGGTCATGTCAATCTTATGGCCCCCGAGGAGTTTGCGGAGGTCAAGGAACGCTATGATTTCCTCGAAAATCAGCTTCAGGATCTCAGAAAGGCCCGGGAAGACCTGAATGCCATTACTAAACAGATCCGCACCGAGTCACGGGAGCTTTTTCTGTCAACCTACGAGAAAATCAAGAAGAATTTTCACGTAACCTTCCGCAGACTTTTCGGCGGGGGCAGGGGAGAGCTCAAGCTGACCGAACCGGACCAGGTCCTGACCTCGGGTATCGAAATTTTTGCCCAGCCTCCGGGCAAGCGCCTGGAGAATATTACCCTCCTGTCCGGAGGCGAGCGCTCACTGACTGCGGTGGCCCTCCTTTTTGCAACCTACATGGTCCGTCCGTCACCCTTCTGTATCCTTGACGAGATCGACGCCGCCCTGGACGAAAACAACGTAGGGCGCTTTGTGACAATGCTGATGGAGTTCGCCAACTCATCCCAGTTCATTGTCATTACTCACAATAAAAAGACTGTTGCAGGGGCCCAGACCCTTCTTGGGATTACCATGGAGGAGTCGGGTATCTCCAAGATTATCGCCATCAGGGTTGATAAGGGGGGCAGTCTTGATCCTGTTCCAGAAGAGGTGATCGAGGAACTCGATCTGGACCTGGAGGAAGAGGAGTAG
- the ffh gene encoding signal recognition particle protein: MFDKLTRTFSDVLRQVSGKSSISEKNIQDAVEEIKIALLEADVNLRVVRRFVNHTIEEARGEKVLRSVNPGQQFIKIVHDRMVNLLGSETEGLQLKGPDTLSPILFMGLQGSGKTTTCAKLALRLKKEGRKPLLVAADLVRPAAVKQLQLLGEQTGVPVFAVEGEKKPVKVVKQALSFAKKNSFNTMIVDTSGRMHLDDDLMKEIQEINSVLKPVEGLLVADAMTGQQAVEIAKEFNERVGITGVILSKFDSDTRGGAALSLKSVTKKPIKYVGVGEKIDELEQFHPDRMASRILGMGDVVSLVEKAQETIQEEEAEELQKKLQSSTFTLQDYLEQFTRIKKMGSLQSLVEMIPGMKGNIDEDALNSKEMKKEEAIILSMTLQERHNHRIIGPSRRKRIASGSGTSVFDVNRLLKKFDKMRLMMKKMTKNKKLQAQMLSQFNGNI; encoded by the coding sequence ATGTTTGACAAACTGACACGGACCTTTTCCGATGTCCTCCGACAGGTTTCCGGCAAAAGCAGCATATCCGAGAAAAACATCCAGGACGCAGTAGAGGAGATCAAGATCGCTCTGCTCGAGGCGGATGTAAATCTGCGGGTTGTCCGTCGTTTTGTCAATCATACCATCGAGGAGGCCCGGGGCGAAAAGGTATTGCGCTCGGTAAATCCCGGACAGCAGTTTATCAAGATCGTTCATGACCGGATGGTCAATCTGCTGGGATCGGAAACCGAGGGGCTGCAGCTGAAAGGTCCGGACACCTTGAGTCCCATTCTGTTCATGGGGCTTCAGGGGTCGGGAAAAACCACTACCTGTGCCAAGCTTGCCTTACGACTGAAAAAAGAGGGGCGTAAACCTCTCCTGGTTGCCGCCGACCTTGTACGGCCCGCTGCCGTCAAGCAGCTTCAGCTTCTGGGAGAACAGACAGGGGTCCCGGTTTTTGCTGTCGAGGGGGAGAAAAAACCGGTAAAGGTCGTCAAACAGGCCCTGAGCTTCGCGAAGAAGAACAGCTTCAATACGATGATCGTCGACACTTCCGGACGTATGCATCTGGACGACGATCTTATGAAGGAGATTCAGGAGATCAACTCCGTATTGAAGCCCGTTGAAGGTCTGCTGGTTGCGGACGCAATGACGGGGCAGCAGGCGGTGGAGATCGCCAAAGAGTTTAACGAGCGGGTAGGTATTACCGGAGTCATCCTTTCCAAGTTTGATTCCGATACCCGGGGCGGTGCCGCCCTCTCCCTGAAGAGCGTTACTAAAAAGCCGATAAAGTATGTCGGTGTGGGTGAAAAGATCGATGAGCTGGAGCAGTTTCATCCTGACCGGATGGCCTCGCGCATCCTTGGAATGGGTGATGTTGTCTCCCTGGTCGAGAAAGCCCAGGAGACGATCCAGGAGGAAGAGGCCGAGGAGCTCCAAAAGAAGCTGCAAAGCTCCACTTTTACCCTGCAGGATTACCTGGAACAGTTTACAAGAATAAAAAAAATGGGTAGTCTGCAATCTCTTGTCGAGATGATTCCGGGAATGAAGGGAAATATCGACGAGGATGCTTTGAACAGCAAGGAGATGAAGAAGGAAGAGGCGATAATACTGTCCATGACTCTTCAGGAACGTCATAATCACCGCATTATCGGTCCTTCCCGGCGAAAAAGGATTGCCTCGGGAAGCGGTACGTC